TCCATACATAAAAATGCCGGTTAGAAACTACAATCACCCACTCGACAAATTACAACAAAAAGATAAAATACTCATCAAAAATTTCAACATATTTGCAAAAAATGTTTGAATATAAAAACAACCGCTTTTAAAATGTAAAGTACTAGTCATTTTGAAAGATAGGGGCGTATACCATTGTTATTACAATATTTAACAATTAAAGGCTGCGGTGAGCACGAGATTGTCATTCAAAAATCAAGGTTCATTTGCTATGTAAGTCGAGCCACAACTGAAGAGGAAGCCCAAGAATTTATACAAAAAATAAAAAAACAACATTGGAATGCAACACACAATTGTTCCGCATATTTAATCGGTGAACAAGATCAAATTCAAAAAGCAAACGATGACGGAGAACCAAGTGGTACCGCTGGTGTACCTATGTTAGAGGTATTAAAAAAACGAGGTCTAAAAGATACTGTCGTTGTCGTCACGCGCTATTTTGGTGGTATTAAGCTTGGTGCTGGTGGATTAATTCGTGCATACGGAAAATGTACAAGTGAAGGACTTAATCACGTAGGCATTGTTGAGCGAAAACTAATGCGCGTTATGCAAACAGAAATTGATTATACATTGCTTGGCAAAGTTGAAAATGAATTACGTAATTCAGAATATGCCATTAAAGATATACATTATCTCGAAAATGTCACATTCGATACGTATGTAGAAGAAAATCAAAAACAAACATTTACAAATTGGATGATTGAATTAACAAACGGGAAATGTACAATTAAAGAAGGAGATATGTTGTACTTAGAACAAGACGTTAACTAAGAATAGCTAACTTATCCCCTTTAAAGATTAATGTAGTGAATTAATTCCCTACAGATAAACTAAGGAGATTATATATGGAAGAACGTTATTATCATCTCCAAAATAGCAGAATAAAAAAGAAACGTAGAAGAAAATTTTTCTACTTCCTTATATTCGCATTTTTATTTGGTAGCGTAGGACTTTATATGTTAAATTCCTACACTTCTCTCATGGGGATGTACAGTGGATTTAGCCGTGAAAAATCTAAATTACGAGCAGAAGATGTGGAAATCACAAAAAAACCTTTCACAATACTCATTATGGGTATTGAAGATTATGCAACTGACGGTCAAAACGGTCGAACAGATTCACTTATGTTCGCGACAGTTAATCCAAACTCAAAAAAGGTTTCACTTATGAGTATCCCGCGCGATTCTCGTGTTAAGATTGTTGGTAAGAATAAAGAAGACAAAATTAACGCTGCTCATGCTTACGGTGGAGAAAAAATGACAATCGACACCGTCGAAGAGTTTTTAAAAGTTCCTGTTGATCATTATATTAAAATTGATTTCCAAGGATTTAAAGGTATCGTTGATGCTGTTGACGGTATTACCGTTGATGTCCCCTTCGATTTTTGGGAACGCTCTGACGTGGATTACTATAAAAAAATCCAATTTAAACAAGGTCAACAGAACTTAAACGGTGAAGAAGCACTCGCATACGTCCGTATGCGAAAGCAAGATCCTAACGGTGATTATGGTAGAGCTGCTAGACAAAGACAAGTACTGGCTGCTGTTGCCCAAAAGCTAAACTCTGCTTCTACCGTATTTAAAATTAAAGATTTAACAAAGGTAGTTGGAAAATATATAAAAACCGATATTCCTATTTCAGACGGACTTGCTCTTTACAATAAAATTTCTGGATTCGATCCTTCTACAATACAAACGTTAAAACTTGAAGGAGAAGACAGAAAAATTGGCGGTATTTATTACTTCCTTCCAGATCCAATCAGTGTAGAGACTGTACGTAACGAAATTGAAAAGGAAATAGGAGAAAAAGCAAAAGTTCCAACAGAGACTACGAAAAATGAGAATACAAATTCCGATTCAAATTCTAACTCCAGCGCAAAAGCAAAGAAGGAGTCGAGTGAGAACAAAACACCACCGCCTCCTCCCCCTTCTACAAATGCTCATGCAGAGTGGATTATGAGGAATCAACAATAATAAAAGAGAGCCAAATCACATACGATTTGGCTCTCTTTTCATTTACCCTGATTGGTGCGGGCTAATAATCAGTGGGGGATATCCCCCACTGATCAAAATTTCACTTTACTTCTTGAAGTGTTGTAAAATCGCTTCTACAATACGCTCTGATGCACGACCATCGCCATAAGGATTAGATGCTTTCGTCATCTTATCATGAGCTTCTTTATCTGATAACAACTCATCAGCAAGACCAAAGATTGTTTCTTCATCTGTTCCTGCTAATTTCAGTGTACCTGCTTCGATACCTTCTGGGCGTTCCGTCGTATCACGAAGAACAAGAACCGGTACACCTAGTGATGGTGCTTCTTCTTGTACACCACCAGAATCAGTTAACATTAAGTATGAACGAGCTGCTACGTTATGGAAATCAATTACATCTAACGGCTCAATTAAATGAATGCGGCTATGCTCGCCTAAAATATCATTCGCTATTTCGCGAACAACAGGATTCATATGTACAGGGTATACAACTTGTACATCTTCGTGCTTATCAACAAGACGCTTAATTGCACGGAACATATTGCGCATTGGCTCTCCTAAGTTTTCACGACGATGTGCTGTCATAAGTACAAGACGATCGTTTCCAAGCTTCTCGAGCACCGGATGACTATAAGTTTCTTTTACAGTCGTCTTCAGTGCATCGATTGCTGTATTTCCTGTTACGAAAATGCGTGACTCATCTTTATTTTCTTTTTGTAAGTTCGTTGCTGATTTTGTTGTAGGTGAGAAATGAAGATCTGCTATTACACCTGTTAATTGACGATTCATCTCTTCTGGATATGGAGAATACTTATCCCATGTACGAAGCCCAGCTTCAACATGTCCTACTGGAATTTGATTATAGAAAGCAGCTAAGCTCGCAATAAATGTCGTCGTTGTATCACCATGTACAAGTACGATATCAGGCTTCGCTTCTTTCATTACTTTATCTAAACCTTCTAAACCACGTGTTGTGATATCAATTAACGTTTGACGATCTTTCATGATATTCAAATCGAAATCTGGTGTAATTCCAAAGATATTTAATACTTGATCTAACATTTGACGATGTTGTGCTGTTACAGTCACAATCGATTCGATTTTTTCTGGGTGCTTTTGCAACTCTAATACAAGAGGTGCCATTTTAATTGCTTCTGGTCGTGTCCCGAAAATTGTCATTACTTTTAAACGTTCAGTCATTTCATTTCCCCTTTTCTTTCACTAGTTACAACTTCTATTATCGCATATAAAAATATGCATGTGAAAATACACTTTTTAACGCACCTGAGAAACATTACTATTGCAGACGTCTTTTCGCCCAACTGAGTAATAATCTAACCTATGCTTCTTGGCATCCTCATTAGTATAACAATTTCTCCCATCAAATAGAATAGGCTCCCTCATAAGCTGTACATACTTCTCTAGTGGATAATTTCGAATTGATTCCCATTCTGTTACGATAAAAATTGCATCTGCCGCTCTAATCGATTCGTCTATACACTCAGCGTATCGTATAGCATTTCCAAATACACCTTTTACATTTTGAATAGCCTGCGGGTCATATACAACCACATCCGCACCTATATTAATTAATTCTTGTATTATAATAAGAGATGGCGCCTCCCTAATATCGTCAGTATTCGGTTTGAATGCTGCACCAAGAACCGCAATCCGCTTCTTCTTCATATTTATCATTTTCTTCGCTTTTTCAATTAACAACAACTGTTGTTTATTATTCACTTCAATGACTGCTTTCAACAAGTGAAAATCATGAGAAACATTCCCTGCAATTTGCACAAGTGCTTTCGTATCTTTCGGAAAACAAGACCCTCCATATCCAATACCTGCATTTAAAAAAGATGCACCAATTCTCTTATCCATCCCCATCCCTGTAGATACATCTAATATATCTGCACCCACCTGCTCACATATATTGGAAATCTCATTAATAAAACTAATCTTCGTAGCCAAAAAAGCATTAGATGCATATTTAATCATCTCAGCACTTCGAATATCCGTAATATACGTTTGTAAGCTTAATTTGCTGTACAAATGTTCTACTTTCCTTGCTGCTTCCTCACTACATGCTCCAATTACGATGCGATCACCATGAAAAAAATCATAAATACCAGAACCTTCCCTTAAAAATTCTGGATTCGATACGATATGTAATTCGTGTCTACCTTGTAGCTTCTCCTCAATCCATTCTCTCATCACATCATTTGTACCTACTGGAACCGTACTTTTCGTAACAACAATAATATCGTTATTCACATATGCTCCAATATCATCACAAGCACTACGAATATACGTTAAATTTGTTGTTCCATCTAATAAAGATGGCGTTCCAACTGCAATAAATATAAACTCTACATCATTAAATGCAGTTGATCTGCTTGCTGTAAAAGTTAAATGATTGTTCTCATACTCTTCATTTATTAATTCATTTAATCCACACTCATAAATAGGTAACTCGCCTTGTATGATCCGTTCAATTTTTTCACTATTTATATCAAAACATGTGACTGAATGTCCCAATTTCGCCAATCCTACTCCTGTAATCAATCCAACATATCCGGTACCTATTATCGTAATTTTCATTTTCCTTTCGCACAGGAATATATATAAGAAAATATACGAATACATAGAAGCCCCCCTGTGCTTCCCCCTCTCTCACTAAAAATAAGAAAACTTCTTTTCTTCTTTATTATATGAATTGTCTTTTTATTCATTTTTAAGATTTTGTAAATTTAAATGATGCAATATATATAAAATGTAAATTCCCATATTTTAACACGGAACTTACTCATTTTTACGTGCAACACTTATAATAAAATACTTGTTATATACGAGGCAGATACACTGTCATATTTCAAGTCGCAATATGAACAACCTTCTCAAACGATCCAACATTCTATATACAGTTGTCATATATTCTATGCACTTCCATTTACAGCTAAAAGAAAAAAAGATTGAATTCTAATCTTTTTGTGATACCATATGTTATGAGCCTGTAAATAAACATCATAATTTTCAGATAAATACAATTAGAAAAATTACGTTAAACTATAAAAGGTGGGGTATTAATGGACTCACAAGTGATTTATGCCATTTTGGCATCTTTCATCACTGTACTCGTCGTTACTCCTTTAGTTATTAAATTAGCTTTCAAAATAGGAGCAACAGATAAACCAAACGCACGTAAAGTACACCAAAAAATTATGCCTCGTCTTGGCGGGTTAGCAATTTTTATCGGTGTAGCTGTAGGATTTGTTGTCGGTGGATTGTACGAACAAAGAATGCTATCGATAACTTTAGGTGCTATCATTATTGTTATCATCGGGATTTTAGATGATATGTACGAACTATCTGCGAAGGTAAAATTCGGTGGACAACTATTAGTTGCCATCATGATTGTAAAAAGTGGATTATTAGTGCAAGTATTATATATTCCAATCCTTGGAGATACTGAACTCGGATGGCTCGCTTATCCAATTACAGTATTTTGGATTGTAGGTATCACAAATGCCATCAACTTAATTGATGGATTAGATGGATTATCCGCTGGGATTTCATCTATCGTACTTGCAACGCTAGCATATATGGCCTTCGTTAGTCCGTGGGGTACTGGAGCGGCTATTATATTACCTCTAGCACTGATTACATTAGCAAGTACAATTGGATTTTTATTCTATAACTTCCATCCAGCAAAAATTTTCATGGGAGATACAGGAGCACTATTTTTAGGATACTGTATTTCTGTTATTTCGTTACTTGGATTATACAAAAGCGTAACGTTATTCAGCTTTATCGTTCCAGTTATCATTTTAGGTGTACCTGTATTTGATACGACATTTGCAATCATCCGCCGTATCGTCAATAAAAAGCCTATTTCAGCACCAGATAAGTCGCATTTACATCACCGTTTACTTGCAATGGGATTCTCTCATCGTAAAACGGTACTAATTATTTACGCACTTGGTATTTTCTTTAGCGTAAATGCAATCATTTTCAGTAGTGCGACATTATGGTTATCCATTATTCTTCTTTTCGTTTTAATCTTCTTTACAGAAATTATTGCTGAAGTAATCGGTCTTGTACATGAACGTTACAAACCAATTATTTCCTTCTATAAAAAAGTGAAAAAACGCGAAGACTAATTGTAGTATAGCCTTTACTTTTATGAACTATTCAAATAGCATCCTCTTTTTCATAAGAGGATGCTATTTTTTATTTTTTAATCCTTATTCCCCATTTCCAAAATATAGATTGTTTGAGAGTGCCTCTATTGGAGAAAGATATACGTATAACGAAAAAAGCATCAAATTTTCGTTTTTACATCTTGATTGTCAAACTGAGGGTGAATGTTATGATCAAGCGATTACTTCAATGTATAATTTTATTTTTAACTATTACTATGTACGCATCATCTAATACGGAAGCAACTACAGACATTCAAGCAGAAGATCAACAAAGCACTCAAACTACCTCTCCTACAAAAAAAATTGCGTACTTAACATTTGATGACGGACCGAATAAATACACACCACAAATTTTAAATATTTTAAAAGAGAAGAACGGAAAAGCAACTTTCTTCGTTATTGGCGGAAAAGTGCCACATTATAAAAAAACGATGGAGCGATTGATTAAAGATGGACATTATATTGGTCTCCATAGTATGTCACATGATGTAAAACGTCTTTATACTGGCGATCCATCAATTTTAATTGAAGAAATGGATCAAACCCAGAATATTGTCTGGCAAGTTACACATCTAAATACACATCTCGTTCGTGTCCCATACGGTAGCATGCCTTATTTAAAAAAGAATTACCGCGACGCACTCGTATCTTCCAAGTATAAAATGTGGGATTGGACAATTGATACATATGACTGGAAAAGCTATGATAATCCTTCCGCAATACTAGAAAGAGTGCGGAATCAAAGCGATGAACAAGTAGAGGTTATTTTAATGCATGATTCTAGTGTCACAGTGCAAATACTTCCAAAAGTAATTGATTATTTGCAATCACAAGGATATCAACTACTTCCCTACAATCCATCTTCACATCTCGAAGTGAATTTTTGGAAAGACACAAGATTGTAACAGCTTTAGTGCTTATATACTAAAGCTGTTTTATTTTTCTCTTCCCACACTTCCCATTTTTGTGTAAAATTTTAAATAGTGATGAAGTTTCGAGGTGAATAGAAATGAAACGAATAGATCTCATTTTTAACGCAATACAAAAAGGGAATTATACAGAAGGTGTAACAGCATCAGAACTCGCTACACTTCTACAGTTAGACCGTGCAAATGTTAGTAGCGACTTAAACAAGCTCGTGAAAGATAATCGTTTATTAAAAACGATTACACGTCCTGTCCGTTTTTATATAGAAACGAATACTTCATTGGAAACGCATTCAACAAAGAGTACTTCATTAGATACATTTGCAATTGAAAATACAAGCCTAAAAATTGCAATTGAAAAAGCAAAAGC
This genomic interval from Bacillus cereus contains the following:
- a CDS encoding LCP family protein, whose translation is MEERYYHLQNSRIKKKRRRKFFYFLIFAFLFGSVGLYMLNSYTSLMGMYSGFSREKSKLRAEDVEITKKPFTILIMGIEDYATDGQNGRTDSLMFATVNPNSKKVSLMSIPRDSRVKIVGKNKEDKINAAHAYGGEKMTIDTVEEFLKVPVDHYIKIDFQGFKGIVDAVDGITVDVPFDFWERSDVDYYKKIQFKQGQQNLNGEEALAYVRMRKQDPNGDYGRAARQRQVLAAVAQKLNSASTVFKIKDLTKVVGKYIKTDIPISDGLALYNKISGFDPSTIQTLKLEGEDRKIGGIYYFLPDPISVETVRNEIEKEIGEKAKVPTETTKNENTNSDSNSNSSAKAKKESSENKTPPPPPPSTNAHAEWIMRNQQ
- the wecB gene encoding non-hydrolyzing UDP-N-acetylglucosamine 2-epimerase, translating into MTERLKVMTIFGTRPEAIKMAPLVLELQKHPEKIESIVTVTAQHRQMLDQVLNIFGITPDFDLNIMKDRQTLIDITTRGLEGLDKVMKEAKPDIVLVHGDTTTTFIASLAAFYNQIPVGHVEAGLRTWDKYSPYPEEMNRQLTGVIADLHFSPTTKSATNLQKENKDESRIFVTGNTAIDALKTTVKETYSHPVLEKLGNDRLVLMTAHRRENLGEPMRNMFRAIKRLVDKHEDVQVVYPVHMNPVVREIANDILGEHSRIHLIEPLDVIDFHNVAARSYLMLTDSGGVQEEAPSLGVPVLVLRDTTERPEGIEAGTLKLAGTDEETIFGLADELLSDKEAHDKMTKASNPYGDGRASERIVEAILQHFKK
- a CDS encoding YigZ family protein: MLLQYLTIKGCGEHEIVIQKSRFICYVSRATTEEEAQEFIQKIKKQHWNATHNCSAYLIGEQDQIQKANDDGEPSGTAGVPMLEVLKKRGLKDTVVVVTRYFGGIKLGAGGLIRAYGKCTSEGLNHVGIVERKLMRVMQTEIDYTLLGKVENELRNSEYAIKDIHYLENVTFDTYVEENQKQTFTNWMIELTNGKCTIKEGDMLYLEQDVN
- a CDS encoding UDP-glucose dehydrogenase family protein, with the protein product MYSYIFLYIFLCERKMKITIIGTGYVGLITGVGLAKLGHSVTCFDINSEKIERIIQGELPIYECGLNELINEEYENNHLTFTASRSTAFNDVEFIFIAVGTPSLLDGTTNLTYIRSACDDIGAYVNNDIIVVTKSTVPVGTNDVMREWIEEKLQGRHELHIVSNPEFLREGSGIYDFFHGDRIVIGACSEEAARKVEHLYSKLSLQTYITDIRSAEMIKYASNAFLATKISFINEISNICEQVGADILDVSTGMGMDKRIGASFLNAGIGYGGSCFPKDTKALVQIAGNVSHDFHLLKAVIEVNNKQQLLLIEKAKKMINMKKKRIAVLGAAFKPNTDDIREAPSLIIIQELINIGADVVVYDPQAIQNVKGVFGNAIRYAECIDESIRAADAIFIVTEWESIRNYPLEKYVQLMREPILFDGRNCYTNEDAKKHRLDYYSVGRKDVCNSNVSQVR
- a CDS encoding polysaccharide deacetylase family protein, yielding MIKRLLQCIILFLTITMYASSNTEATTDIQAEDQQSTQTTSPTKKIAYLTFDDGPNKYTPQILNILKEKNGKATFFVIGGKVPHYKKTMERLIKDGHYIGLHSMSHDVKRLYTGDPSILIEEMDQTQNIVWQVTHLNTHLVRVPYGSMPYLKKNYRDALVSSKYKMWDWTIDTYDWKSYDNPSAILERVRNQSDEQVEVILMHDSSVTVQILPKVIDYLQSQGYQLLPYNPSSHLEVNFWKDTRL
- a CDS encoding glycosyltransferase family 4 protein; translated protein: MDSQVIYAILASFITVLVVTPLVIKLAFKIGATDKPNARKVHQKIMPRLGGLAIFIGVAVGFVVGGLYEQRMLSITLGAIIIVIIGILDDMYELSAKVKFGGQLLVAIMIVKSGLLVQVLYIPILGDTELGWLAYPITVFWIVGITNAINLIDGLDGLSAGISSIVLATLAYMAFVSPWGTGAAIILPLALITLASTIGFLFYNFHPAKIFMGDTGALFLGYCISVISLLGLYKSVTLFSFIVPVIILGVPVFDTTFAIIRRIVNKKPISAPDKSHLHHRLLAMGFSHRKTVLIIYALGIFFSVNAIIFSSATLWLSIILLFVLIFFTEIIAEVIGLVHERYKPIISFYKKVKKRED